TTGGCGACATCAAGTCTCCAGCCGTCAATATCAAATTCGCGGACCCAGTAACGGCCAACTTCAAGCAGATACTCAATGACCTCTGGATTTTCTGTATCCAGCTTCGGCATCGATTTTTCAAAAGCGAAAGTATCATAATTCGGCCTTGGTTCCATTACTAGCGGGAATTCGTTAGTGTGGAACCAGTCCTTATAAGGAGACTCTGCACCCTTTTCCAGTACATCCTGGAACTGAGGAAAGTAGAAACCGCTGTGGTTGAAGACAGCGTCCAGCATGACCTTGATCCCATGCTCATGGCAAACCTGTACCAGCTTCTTCAGCGTTTCTTTGTCGCCGAATTGCGGATCGATTTCCATGTAGTCGATCGTATCGTATTTATGGTTCGAATAGGCTTTGAAAATAGGCGTAAAATAAATACCGGTGATGCCAAGCTTGGACAAGTAGTGGATATTATTGATTACACCCTGGAGATCACCGCCAAAGAAGTTGTCTCTTTCAGGTGGTGCACTGCCCCATGGTAAAGCTCCTTCTGGATCATTTGATGGATCTCCATTGCCAAAGCGTTCAGGGAAAATCTGATACCAGACTGTATCTTTAACCCATGATGGAGCACGGAACACATCGATATTGTTAAGGTAAGGGAAGGCAAAATAATAGCCTGTATCATCCAAAGGAGGTTCATCATAAAACCCTTTTTCGGTCAAACAAGCTGTTTCGTTGCCGTCATTTAAAATAAATCCGTAACGCATCCTGCGGAAGGGAGGTTTAATAGAGACAAACCAGTAATCGAATAACTGGTCAGATCCGCTTTTGATCATTGGAACGGTATTGGTGTTCCATTTTCCATCCTGCCAGTCATATGGATCGCCATTTAAAAGGGTAACTTCTTTCATATCATCTTTTTTAGTGCGAATACGAATATGTAGTTCTTCATTAGTGCAAGCGTATGCATAATTGTCTTTAGGACGGTGATAAATCGCTTCTTTTAACAAGTGGGAACCATTCCTTTCACTATAAACTGTTTAAAATTGTGACTTTCCAAACGAGCACTAAGATTTAATGCTCTATCTGATGAAATTTTAACGGAAAGCGCTACAATACATCATGATTAAAACAAGGGTAGACCACTCAATTTGAAATGTCAATTATTAAAAAGTCGATTCACAAAACTTTAACGATTTTACATGACTTAAAAAAATTTTTAAAAAAACTAGTTGTCAAAAGAATTTTAGTCTTTATAATAAGAGGTAGGTTGTGCAATCGTTTTCATAGACTTGCAAACAGAATTACAAACGTTTGCACAGGCAGTTAACGTTCTGCGCAATAATTAGTTACAACACATTTTTAGGAGGGGTATACACATGAAAAAGGCATTGTCGATTTTCATGATGCTGGTCTTAATGATCGGCGCACTTGCTGCTTGTGGA
This window of the Mesobacillus jeotgali genome carries:
- a CDS encoding alpha-glycosidase, with the protein product MLKEAIYHRPKDNYAYACTNEELHIRIRTKKDDMKEVTLLNGDPYDWQDGKWNTNTVPMIKSGSDQLFDYWFVSIKPPFRRMRYGFILNDGNETACLTEKGFYDEPPLDDTGYYFAFPYLNNIDVFRAPSWVKDTVWYQIFPERFGNGDPSNDPEGALPWGSAPPERDNFFGGDLQGVINNIHYLSKLGITGIYFTPIFKAYSNHKYDTIDYMEIDPQFGDKETLKKLVQVCHEHGIKVMLDAVFNHSGFYFPQFQDVLEKGAESPYKDWFHTNEFPLVMEPRPNYDTFAFEKSMPKLDTENPEVIEYLLEVGRYWVREFDIDGWRLDVANEVDHSFWRKFRTEVKAIKPDLYILGEIWHDSMPWLRGDQFDAVMNYPFTTNILNLFARGTISVKEFIENMTTVNHMYPKNVNEVAFNLIGSHDTPRILTECGGDEDKLKQIFTVLLSYIGTPCIYYGDEIGMSGPQDPGCRECMKWNEEDQNQDVFAHVQKMIQLRKEYPLLANEGELHFIPSDYHESCFAYTKSNGETTIMVVVNMSDEEASYPLPFNLKGRKITNIYTGEEYAAESDDLTAKIAANGFALFKF